Proteins from one Nakamurella multipartita DSM 44233 genomic window:
- the rlmB gene encoding 23S rRNA (guanosine(2251)-2'-O)-methyltransferase RlmB translates to MAGNSQRRGAMRKTGTKKGAVIGSGGRARRALEGRGPTPPAEMRKGHPASRKAAAAAKSKPRPDSRPTTRPRGELPETVVGRNPVVEALRAGVPATALYVAGGLATDERIAEAITGAAERGIPQLDVSRPELDRLTGNAIHQGVALVVPPYQYAHPEDLLSRARDSGRAALIVAVDGVTDPRNLGAIVRSAAAFGAHGVVVPERRSAGMTASAWRTSAGTAARLRVARCTNLVRTLKDYAAQGLMIAGLDADGTTDTDSFELATSPLVLVVGSEGRGLARLTRTVCDVTVSIPMARSVESLNASVAAGVVLAEVARRRRLETPTPD, encoded by the coding sequence ATGGCCGGCAATTCCCAACGCCGCGGCGCGATGCGCAAGACGGGCACCAAGAAGGGTGCCGTCATCGGCAGCGGCGGCCGGGCCCGGCGGGCGCTGGAAGGCCGGGGGCCGACGCCGCCCGCGGAGATGCGCAAGGGCCACCCGGCCTCCCGGAAGGCGGCCGCCGCCGCCAAGTCCAAGCCCCGCCCGGACTCGCGGCCGACCACCCGACCGCGGGGCGAGCTGCCGGAGACGGTGGTCGGCCGGAACCCGGTGGTCGAGGCCCTGCGGGCCGGGGTGCCGGCCACCGCGCTGTACGTGGCCGGCGGGCTGGCCACCGACGAGCGGATCGCCGAGGCCATCACCGGCGCGGCCGAGCGGGGCATCCCGCAGCTGGACGTCTCGCGTCCGGAGCTGGACCGGCTCACCGGCAACGCCATCCACCAGGGCGTGGCCCTGGTCGTCCCGCCGTACCAGTACGCGCACCCGGAGGATCTGCTCAGCCGGGCCCGGGACTCGGGGCGGGCCGCACTGATCGTCGCCGTCGACGGCGTCACCGACCCGCGGAACCTGGGCGCGATCGTCCGGTCGGCCGCCGCGTTCGGCGCGCACGGCGTCGTCGTGCCCGAACGGCGCAGCGCCGGCATGACCGCCTCGGCCTGGCGCACGTCGGCCGGCACCGCCGCCCGGCTGCGGGTGGCGCGCTGCACCAACCTGGTCCGCACCCTCAAGGACTACGCCGCCCAGGGCCTGATGATCGCCGGCCTGGACGCCGACGGCACCACCGACACCGACTCGTTCGAGCTGGCCACCTCGCCGCTGGTGCTCGTCGTCGGCTCCGAGGGCCGCGGCCTGGCCCGGCTGACCCGCACGGTCTGCGACGTCACCGTGTCCATCCCGATGGCCCGCTCGGTCGAGTCGCTCAACGCCTCGGTCGCCGCCGGCGTCGTGCTGGCCGAGGTCGCCCGCCGTCGCCGGCTGGAGACCCCCACCCCCGACTGA
- the cysS gene encoding cysteine--tRNA ligase has product MSQSLHLYDTATRSVRPFEPLQPGVVSLYNCGATVQWHPHIGHLRGAGIVYDVLRRWLEFTGYEVRHVRNVTDIDDKILTKAAEAGRPWWEWATTHERSFDDAYDTLGCLRPSVEPRATGHIPQILEMIAALIEAGHAYAAAGDVYFAVRTQPDYGFLSGQRIDEMVQGETEAGGKRDPADFTLWKAAKPGEPSWDSPWGRGRPGWHIECSAMARAYLGTEFDIHGGGLDLIFPHHENEAAQSHGLGDVFARYWMHSHWVTMAGEKMSKSLGNILSVPTITEKVRPVALRYYLISVHYRSSIEYSQEALDDAAKAYERIEAFLHRAADRAGAGADGVPIGEVPDAFRQAMNDDLGVPRALAVVHEKVRAGNAALARSDDDAAQELASSVRAMVAVLGLDPWAAPWVERKVDRRLVEATGRLLDGLLAERAQARADRDFARADEIRTQVAAAGFAIEDTKDGPVWSVAGTPDRL; this is encoded by the coding sequence GTGAGCCAGAGCCTGCACCTGTACGACACGGCCACCCGGTCGGTGCGCCCCTTCGAGCCGCTGCAGCCGGGTGTCGTGTCCTTGTACAACTGTGGCGCGACGGTCCAGTGGCATCCGCACATCGGTCACCTGCGTGGTGCCGGCATCGTCTACGACGTGCTGCGACGGTGGCTGGAGTTCACCGGCTACGAGGTTCGGCACGTCCGCAACGTCACCGACATCGACGACAAGATCCTGACCAAGGCGGCCGAGGCCGGCCGCCCCTGGTGGGAGTGGGCGACCACCCACGAACGCAGCTTCGACGACGCCTACGACACGCTGGGATGCCTGCGCCCGTCGGTCGAGCCGCGGGCCACCGGGCACATCCCACAGATCCTGGAGATGATCGCCGCGCTGATCGAGGCGGGGCACGCCTACGCCGCCGCGGGCGACGTCTACTTCGCCGTGCGCACCCAGCCCGATTACGGGTTCCTGTCCGGCCAGCGCATCGACGAAATGGTGCAGGGGGAGACCGAGGCGGGTGGAAAGCGCGATCCCGCGGATTTCACCCTCTGGAAGGCGGCCAAGCCGGGCGAGCCGTCCTGGGATTCACCGTGGGGCCGCGGGCGGCCGGGCTGGCACATCGAATGCTCGGCGATGGCCCGCGCCTACCTGGGCACCGAATTCGACATCCACGGCGGCGGACTGGATCTGATCTTCCCGCACCACGAGAACGAGGCCGCGCAGTCGCACGGCCTGGGCGATGTCTTCGCCCGTTACTGGATGCATTCGCACTGGGTCACCATGGCCGGGGAAAAGATGTCCAAATCCCTGGGCAACATCCTGTCGGTGCCGACCATCACCGAAAAGGTGCGGCCGGTTGCCCTGCGGTATTACCTGATCAGCGTGCATTACCGGTCGTCGATCGAGTATTCGCAGGAGGCCCTGGACGACGCGGCCAAGGCCTACGAGCGGATCGAGGCGTTCCTGCACCGGGCCGCCGATCGGGCCGGCGCCGGCGCCGACGGGGTGCCGATCGGCGAGGTGCCCGACGCGTTCCGGCAGGCGATGAACGACGACCTCGGCGTGCCGCGGGCGCTGGCCGTGGTGCACGAGAAGGTCCGCGCCGGCAACGCCGCGCTGGCCCGCTCCGACGACGACGCCGCGCAGGAGCTGGCCTCGTCCGTCCGGGCGATGGTCGCGGTGCTCGGCCTGGACCCGTGGGCGGCCCCGTGGGTGGAGCGCAAGGTCGACCGGCGGCTGGTCGAGGCGACCGGCCGGCTGCTGGACGGCCTGCTGGCCGAACGTGCGCAGGCCCGGGCCGACCGGGACTTCGCCCGGGCCGACGAGATCCGCACCCAGGTCGCCGCGGCCGGCTTCGCCATCGAGGACACCAAGGACGGGCCGGTGTGGTCCGTCGCGGGGACGCCGGACCGGCTCTGA
- a CDS encoding glycoside hydrolase family 13 protein has protein sequence MAVVSRASGPDWWKRAVVYQIYPRSFADSDGDGIGDLRGIISRLDHLARLGVDVIWLSPVYPSPQDDNGYDISDYQGIEPVFGTLSDFDELLAGVHDRGMRLVMDLVVNHTSDEHPWFVESRADPAGPRRDWYWWRGARPGMAPGAPGAEPTNWASFFSGPAWEFDEASGEYYLHLFSRKQPDLNWENPDVRQAVYAMMRWWLDRGVDGFRMDVINMISKQLPLADGPVTHGVLGDGSALFQCGPRIHEFLQEMHEQVFAGRPEHVLTVGEMPGVTVEEAVLFTDPQRREVDMVFQFEHVSLDQGPGGKWDIRPLRLLDLKASLGRWQAGLAERGWNSLYWDNHDQPRAVSRFGDDGRYRTESAKMLATVLHLHRGTPYIYQGEELGMTNVPFAGPEDFRDIESVNYYASAVAGGADPAAVLAALRPLSRDNARTPMHWDDSPAAGFSTGEPWIAVNPNYPQINARAQVDDPDSVFSHYRAVIALRHAEPAVVDGDFTMLLPDDPTVYAFTRSLAGTTLLVVANFSGDPVPAPVPEAAQWAAAEFVLGNYPAPDPAPDPAPPTLLLAPWEARVYRRVG, from the coding sequence ATGGCCGTCGTGAGTCGTGCATCCGGTCCCGATTGGTGGAAACGGGCCGTCGTCTACCAGATCTATCCGCGCAGTTTCGCCGATTCCGACGGGGACGGAATCGGCGATCTGCGGGGGATCATCTCCCGGCTGGACCATCTGGCCCGGCTGGGCGTGGACGTTATCTGGCTCTCGCCGGTCTATCCCTCGCCGCAGGACGACAACGGTTACGACATCAGCGACTATCAGGGAATTGAGCCGGTCTTCGGCACCCTGTCCGATTTCGACGAGTTGCTGGCCGGGGTCCACGACCGCGGCATGCGACTGGTGATGGACTTGGTCGTCAATCACACCTCCGACGAGCACCCGTGGTTCGTCGAATCACGGGCTGACCCGGCCGGTCCCCGCCGGGACTGGTACTGGTGGCGCGGCGCTCGTCCGGGGATGGCGCCCGGTGCGCCCGGGGCCGAGCCGACCAACTGGGCCTCGTTCTTCAGCGGTCCGGCCTGGGAATTCGACGAGGCCAGCGGCGAGTACTACCTGCATCTTTTCTCCCGCAAACAGCCCGACCTGAATTGGGAGAATCCGGACGTCCGCCAGGCCGTCTACGCGATGATGCGTTGGTGGCTCGACCGCGGGGTCGACGGTTTCCGCATGGACGTCATCAACATGATTTCCAAGCAGCTGCCGCTGGCCGACGGGCCGGTGACGCACGGCGTTCTCGGCGACGGCTCGGCCCTGTTCCAATGCGGACCGCGTATTCACGAGTTCCTGCAGGAAATGCACGAGCAGGTATTCGCCGGCCGGCCCGAACACGTGCTGACCGTCGGCGAGATGCCCGGGGTGACGGTCGAGGAGGCCGTGCTGTTCACCGATCCGCAGCGGCGCGAGGTCGACATGGTCTTCCAGTTCGAACATGTCAGCCTCGACCAGGGTCCGGGCGGGAAATGGGATATCCGGCCCTTGCGCCTGCTGGACCTGAAGGCCAGCCTGGGTCGCTGGCAGGCGGGATTGGCCGAGCGCGGCTGGAACAGCCTGTACTGGGACAACCACGACCAGCCCCGGGCGGTGTCGCGATTCGGCGACGACGGCCGGTACCGGACCGAATCGGCGAAAATGTTGGCCACGGTGCTGCACCTGCACCGCGGGACGCCCTACATCTACCAGGGCGAAGAACTGGGCATGACGAACGTGCCGTTCGCCGGCCCGGAGGATTTCCGGGACATCGAATCGGTCAACTACTACGCAAGCGCGGTGGCCGGTGGCGCGGATCCCGCGGCGGTGCTGGCGGCCCTGCGGCCGCTGAGCCGGGACAACGCCCGCACCCCGATGCACTGGGACGATTCGCCGGCCGCCGGATTCAGCACCGGTGAGCCGTGGATCGCCGTCAATCCCAATTACCCGCAGATCAACGCCCGCGCCCAGGTCGACGATCCGGATTCGGTGTTCTCCCACTACCGGGCGGTCATCGCGCTGCGGCACGCCGAACCCGCCGTCGTCGACGGCGATTTCACCATGCTGCTGCCGGACGACCCGACCGTGTACGCGTTCACCCGGTCGTTGGCCGGCACGACGCTGCTCGTGGTGGCGAATTTCTCCGGCGACCCGGTGCCCGCGCCGGTGCCCGAGGCCGCCCAGTGGGCCGCCGCCGAATTCGTGCTGGGCAATTACCCGGCGCCCGATCCCGCGCCCGATCCGGCACCGCCGACCCTGCTGCTCGCGCCGTGGGAGGCCCGGGTGTACCGGCGCGTCGGGTGA
- a CDS encoding histone-like nucleoid-structuring protein Lsr2, with translation MAQQTTVTLTDDLDGTKAAETVRFGLDGRSYEIDLNKRNAAALRKALGEFTAAARKVRGGRPAAKPAAAAAPAKVDAKAVREWAAANGITVSARGRIPSDVVEKYEAAAG, from the coding sequence ATGGCGCAGCAGACCACGGTGACGCTGACAGATGATCTGGACGGCACGAAAGCCGCGGAAACCGTGCGATTCGGCCTCGACGGGCGCTCGTACGAAATCGACTTGAACAAGCGAAATGCCGCCGCGCTGCGAAAGGCGCTCGGTGAATTCACCGCGGCCGCGCGCAAGGTTCGCGGCGGCCGGCCGGCCGCCAAGCCGGCGGCGGCGGCCGCACCGGCCAAGGTCGACGCCAAGGCGGTCCGGGAATGGGCCGCGGCCAACGGGATCACGGTGTCCGCGCGCGGGCGCATTCCCTCGGACGTCGTCGAGAAGTACGAAGCCGCGGCCGGCTGA
- a CDS encoding sugar phosphate isomerase/epimerase family protein, which translates to MIRIPPIKVGMSTAAVYPESTARAFARAAELGYDGVEVMVQTEAVSQDPLALAGLVDEYALPVLSVHSPCLLVTARVWSTDPLVKLARSIDMAERLGAGTVVVHPPFLWQRAAAAHFTDGVAELQDRTPVRIAVENMFPVKVRGTVVNSYRPHWNPVPAGHRWFTLDLSHTATSGTDAIELADQMGERLAHLHLADGSGSSKDEHLVPGRGAQPCGEILEGLARNGFDGSVVVEISTRGKTADAREIDLAEALTFARLNLATFSPGGQ; encoded by the coding sequence GTGATCCGCATTCCGCCGATCAAGGTCGGCATGTCGACGGCGGCCGTCTATCCGGAGTCGACGGCCCGGGCCTTCGCCCGCGCCGCCGAACTGGGGTACGACGGCGTCGAGGTGATGGTGCAGACCGAGGCGGTCAGCCAGGACCCGCTGGCCTTGGCCGGGCTGGTCGACGAGTACGCCCTGCCGGTGCTCTCGGTGCACTCGCCGTGCCTGCTGGTGACCGCCCGGGTGTGGTCGACCGACCCGCTGGTCAAGCTGGCCCGCTCGATCGACATGGCCGAGCGGCTGGGTGCCGGCACCGTGGTGGTCCATCCGCCCTTTCTCTGGCAGCGGGCGGCGGCCGCCCATTTCACCGACGGCGTCGCCGAATTGCAGGACCGCACGCCCGTGCGCATTGCCGTGGAGAACATGTTCCCGGTGAAGGTGCGGGGCACGGTGGTGAACAGTTACCGGCCGCATTGGAATCCGGTTCCGGCCGGGCACCGCTGGTTCACCCTGGACCTGTCGCACACCGCCACCTCGGGCACCGACGCGATCGAGTTGGCCGACCAGATGGGCGAGCGGCTGGCCCATCTGCATCTGGCCGACGGCTCGGGGTCGAGCAAGGACGAGCACCTGGTGCCCGGCCGGGGCGCCCAGCCGTGTGGGGAAATCCTGGAAGGCCTGGCCCGCAACGGGTTCGACGGATCGGTGGTGGTCGAGATCTCGACCCGGGGCAAGACCGCCGATGCCCGGGAGATCGACCTGGCCGAGGCGTTGACATTCGCCCGCTTGAATCTGGCCACCTTCTCGCCCGGCGGTCAATAA
- a CDS encoding response regulator transcription factor: protein MTRVLIVEDEESMAEPLAFLLRKEGFSTEIATNGPDALETFDRVGADIVLLDLMLPGMSGTEVCKQLRGRGAVPVIMVTAKDSEIDKVVGLELGADDYITKPYSTRELIARIRAVLRRGADADDAHSPVLQAGPVRMDVDRHVVSVHGVPTSLPLKEFDLLEYLIRNAGRVLTRGQLIDRVWGADYVGDTKTLDVHVKRLRAKIEPDPAEPRYLVTVRGLGYKLEA, encoded by the coding sequence GTGACCCGGGTCCTGATCGTCGAGGACGAGGAGTCGATGGCCGAGCCGTTGGCGTTCCTGCTGCGCAAGGAGGGCTTCAGCACGGAGATCGCTACCAACGGTCCGGATGCGCTGGAGACCTTCGACCGGGTCGGTGCCGACATCGTGCTGCTGGACCTGATGCTGCCCGGGATGAGCGGGACCGAGGTGTGCAAGCAGCTGCGGGGCCGCGGCGCGGTCCCGGTGATCATGGTGACCGCCAAGGACAGCGAGATCGACAAGGTCGTCGGGCTGGAGCTGGGCGCCGACGACTACATCACCAAGCCCTACTCGACCCGGGAGCTGATCGCCCGCATCCGGGCCGTGCTGCGCCGGGGGGCGGACGCCGACGACGCCCACTCGCCGGTGCTGCAGGCCGGTCCGGTCCGGATGGACGTGGACCGGCACGTGGTCAGCGTGCACGGCGTGCCGACGTCGTTGCCGCTCAAGGAGTTCGACCTGCTCGAGTACCTGATCCGCAACGCCGGCCGGGTGCTCACCCGGGGCCAGCTGATCGACCGGGTGTGGGGGGCCGACTACGTCGGCGACACCAAGACCCTGGACGTGCACGTCAAACGCCTGCGAGCCAAGATCGAGCCCGACCCGGCGGAACCCCGCTACCTGGTCACCGTGCGCGGCCTGGGCTACAAGCTGGAGGCCTGA
- a CDS encoding sensor histidine kinase, with amino-acid sequence MSAVGYVAIAVVAFALGALAATLLRRRRRSDPTRQPPAPVPLEREILRRSSTGYLVLSDMGLPLLSNARARELGVLAAGIVDAQIRDAADRVAISGEPVDVELWPTQPPSLTASSAQPMVVRAVVQAFGDNRILVSATDESAAQRVEAVRRDFVANVSHELKTPVAAIGLLAEATVDSADDPESVRHFAGRLHHEAHRLGALVSELITLSRLQGADPLSDPTVVEIDAVVEESINRVAAAAEDAGIAIVADRPSGLLVRGDRALLIMALTNLITNAVNYSPAGTQVSISRTAGEGMVRVAVTDRGVGIAPEHTERVFERFFRADPARSRSTGGTGLGLAIVKQVVTNHGGLATVWSRPGTGSTFTLSLPAYAGAEDGRTDAASTSGTDPSVPLSAPRGAA; translated from the coding sequence GTGTCGGCTGTGGGATATGTGGCGATTGCCGTGGTGGCTTTTGCCCTCGGCGCGCTGGCCGCGACCCTGCTGCGCCGCCGGCGCCGGTCGGACCCGACCCGGCAGCCGCCGGCCCCGGTCCCGCTGGAGCGGGAGATCCTGCGCCGCTCCAGCACCGGCTACCTGGTGCTCAGCGACATGGGCCTGCCGCTGCTGTCCAACGCCCGGGCCCGCGAGCTGGGCGTGCTCGCGGCCGGCATCGTCGACGCGCAGATCCGGGACGCGGCCGACCGGGTCGCCATCTCCGGTGAGCCGGTCGACGTCGAACTGTGGCCCACCCAGCCGCCGTCGCTGACCGCCTCGTCCGCGCAGCCGATGGTGGTCCGCGCGGTCGTCCAGGCGTTCGGCGACAACCGGATCCTGGTCTCGGCCACCGACGAGTCGGCCGCCCAGCGGGTCGAGGCGGTCCGTCGCGACTTCGTCGCCAACGTCTCGCACGAACTCAAGACGCCGGTCGCGGCGATCGGGCTGCTCGCCGAGGCCACCGTGGACTCCGCGGACGACCCGGAGTCGGTGCGGCACTTCGCCGGCCGGCTGCATCACGAGGCCCACCGGCTTGGCGCGCTGGTCTCCGAGCTGATCACGCTGTCCCGGCTGCAGGGGGCCGACCCGCTCTCGGACCCCACGGTCGTCGAGATCGACGCCGTCGTCGAGGAGTCGATCAACCGGGTGGCCGCGGCCGCCGAGGACGCCGGCATCGCGATCGTCGCCGACCGGCCGTCCGGCCTGCTGGTCCGCGGGGACCGGGCCCTGCTGATCATGGCGTTGACCAACCTGATCACCAACGCGGTGAACTACTCGCCGGCCGGCACCCAGGTGTCCATCAGCCGGACCGCCGGTGAGGGCATGGTCCGGGTGGCGGTCACCGACCGCGGCGTCGGCATCGCCCCGGAGCACACCGAGCGGGTCTTCGAACGTTTCTTCCGGGCCGATCCGGCCCGGTCCCGGTCCACCGGCGGGACCGGCCTCGGGCTGGCCATCGTCAAGCAGGTGGTGACCAACCATGGCGGCCTCGCCACCGTGTGGAGCCGCCCGGGCACCGGATCGACCTTCACCCTGAGCTTGCCGGCGTACGCCGGTGCCGAGGACGGCCGCACCGACGCCGCCTCGACGTCCGGAACGGATCCGTCCGTTCCGCTGTCCGCACCCCGAGGAGCTGCATGA
- a CDS encoding phosphoglyceromutase, whose product MTYTLILLRHGESTWNALNQFTGWVDVPLSEKGTAEAIRGGGLIADAGVLPDVLHTSLLRRAIMTANLALDAADRHWIPVRRSWRLNERHYGDLQGKNKKQTLDTYGEEQFMLWRRSYDTPPPPISDTNEFSQAGDPRYADLGDDAPKTECLADVVARMESYLYGPIFDDLKEGKTVLVAAHGNSLRAVVKMLDEISDEGIAKVNLPTGIPLKYELDENFKPIKAGGEYLDPEAAAAAITAVANQGR is encoded by the coding sequence ATGACATACACCTTGATCCTGTTGCGCCACGGCGAAAGCACCTGGAACGCGTTGAACCAGTTCACCGGGTGGGTCGACGTCCCGCTGTCCGAGAAGGGCACGGCCGAGGCGATCCGGGGCGGCGGCCTGATCGCCGACGCCGGGGTCCTGCCCGACGTGCTGCACACCTCGCTGCTGCGCCGGGCCATCATGACGGCCAACCTGGCGCTGGACGCGGCCGACCGGCACTGGATCCCGGTGCGGCGGTCCTGGCGGCTCAACGAGCGTCATTACGGCGACCTGCAGGGCAAGAACAAGAAGCAGACGCTGGATACCTACGGCGAGGAGCAGTTCATGCTCTGGCGGCGGTCCTACGACACCCCGCCGCCGCCCATCAGCGACACCAACGAGTTCTCCCAGGCCGGGGACCCCCGTTACGCCGATCTCGGCGACGACGCCCCGAAGACCGAATGCCTGGCCGACGTCGTCGCCCGGATGGAGTCCTACCTGTACGGGCCGATCTTCGACGACCTGAAGGAAGGCAAGACCGTGCTGGTCGCGGCGCACGGCAACTCCCTGCGGGCCGTGGTCAAGATGCTGGACGAGATCAGCGACGAGGGCATTGCCAAGGTGAACCTGCCCACCGGCATCCCGCTGAAGTACGAACTGGACGAGAACTTCAAGCCGATCAAGGCCGGCGGCGAGTACCTGGATCCGGAGGCGGCGGCCGCGGCCATCACCGCGGTGGCCAACCAGGGCCGCTGA